Proteins encoded within one genomic window of Acinetobacter sp. WCHA55:
- a CDS encoding branched-chain amino acid transaminase translates to MNLADRDGFIWQDGQLVDWREAKTHVLTHTLHYSMGVFEGVRAYETPNGTAIFRLKEHTKRLLNSAKIYQMKVPFDQATLEQAQIDVVRENKLASCYLRPIIFIGSEKLGIAATDNTIHAVVAAWSWGAYLGDEAMAKGIRVKTSSFTHHHPNVTMCKAKASGNYTLSILAHQEVAHSGYDEAMLLDPQGYVCQGSGENVFLVKDGVLHTPDIAGGALDGITRQTIITIAKDLGYDVVERRITRDEFYIADEAFFTGTAAEVTPIREYDDREIGSGTRGPITEQIQTTFFNAVQGKDPKYAHWLTYVK, encoded by the coding sequence ATGAATTTGGCTGATCGTGATGGTTTTATTTGGCAAGATGGACAATTGGTTGACTGGCGTGAGGCAAAAACTCACGTATTAACACATACCTTGCACTATAGCATGGGTGTGTTTGAAGGTGTCCGTGCCTATGAAACACCGAATGGCACGGCTATTTTCCGTCTAAAAGAACACACTAAGCGTTTATTGAACTCTGCAAAAATTTATCAAATGAAAGTCCCATTTGATCAAGCAACACTAGAGCAAGCTCAAATTGATGTGGTTCGTGAAAATAAATTAGCATCTTGCTACTTGCGTCCAATTATTTTTATTGGTTCGGAAAAGTTAGGTATTGCTGCAACAGACAATACTATTCATGCGGTGGTTGCTGCGTGGAGCTGGGGTGCGTACCTCGGTGACGAAGCAATGGCGAAAGGTATTCGTGTGAAGACCTCATCGTTTACCCATCACCATCCAAACGTGACAATGTGTAAAGCGAAAGCGTCGGGTAACTACACCTTGTCGATTTTAGCTCATCAAGAAGTAGCGCATTCAGGGTATGATGAAGCAATGCTGCTCGACCCTCAAGGTTATGTATGTCAAGGTTCTGGCGAAAACGTCTTCTTAGTGAAAGATGGTGTTTTACATACGCCAGATATCGCAGGTGGTGCGCTTGATGGTATTACTCGTCAAACCATTATTACGATTGCAAAAGACCTAGGATATGACGTGGTTGAGCGTCGTATTACGCGTGATGAATTCTACATTGCGGATGAAGCATTCTTTACAGGTACTGCTGCTGAAGTGACACCTATTCGTGAATATGATGACCGTGAAATTGGTTCGGGTACGCGTGGTCCAATCACTGAGCAAATTCAAACCACATTCTTTAATGCAGTGCAGGGTAAAGACCCGAAATACGCGCACTGGTTGACTTATGTAAAATAA
- a CDS encoding IS5 family transposase has translation MKKPTHKIYRTTNWPAYNRALINRGNIAIWFDPKTQWYAEPQGKQGRSQTYSDIAIQCCLMIKSLFRLTLRMVTGFVQSLIKLCGLDWTAPDYSTLCRRQKHIDIAISYQKNSDGLHLLVDSTGLKFLGEGEWKRKKHQSEYRRQWCKLHIGIDARTLQIRAVQLTTNNVSDSQVLGDLLNQIPLDEQIDSVYTDGAYDTKQCRQVIADRQAHAVIPPRKNAKPWKDKKVHSLERNELLRTVKRLGRTLWKKWSGYHQRSLVETKMHCIKLLGDKLSARNFQSQVNEVHARIAILNRFTELGRPHTQVVT, from the coding sequence ATGAAGAAGCCTACACACAAAATCTACCGCACAACCAATTGGCCCGCATATAACCGAGCTCTCATTAATCGTGGGAATATTGCCATTTGGTTCGATCCAAAAACACAATGGTATGCAGAACCTCAAGGCAAACAAGGTCGAAGTCAAACCTACTCCGACATAGCGATTCAATGCTGTTTGATGATCAAATCTCTATTTAGACTTACTTTACGCATGGTCACTGGCTTTGTTCAAAGCTTAATTAAACTTTGTGGATTAGATTGGACAGCACCAGATTACAGTACGCTTTGTAGAAGACAAAAGCATATTGATATTGCAATTAGTTATCAGAAAAACAGTGATGGGCTTCATCTACTCGTAGACTCTACTGGCTTAAAGTTTTTGGGCGAAGGTGAATGGAAACGTAAAAAGCATCAGTCTGAATATCGTCGCCAATGGTGTAAACTTCATATTGGTATAGATGCTAGAACCCTGCAAATACGAGCCGTTCAGCTCACGACCAACAATGTAAGTGATTCACAGGTGCTTGGGGATTTACTCAATCAGATTCCATTGGATGAGCAGATTGACTCCGTATATACCGATGGCGCTTATGACACCAAGCAATGCCGACAGGTCATTGCAGATCGGCAAGCACATGCAGTGATTCCACCTAGAAAAAATGCCAAGCCTTGGAAAGATAAAAAAGTTCATTCGCTAGAGCGAAATGAATTACTTCGCACTGTTAAACGTTTAGGCAGGACACTATGGAAAAAATGGTCGGGCTACCATCAGCGAAGTCTGGTTGAAACCAAGATGCACTGCATCAAATTATTAGGCGATAAACTCAGTGCTAGGAACTTTCAAAGCCAAGTCAACGAGGTACATGCTCGTATAGCCATTTTAAATAGATTTACAGAATTAGGCCGACCTCATACCCAAGTTGTCACTTAA
- a CDS encoding ATP-grasp fold amidoligase family protein — protein MINSLIYKAKVFRTFFISDERYLKKRFINKLGYMPNFNQPESFNEKVTARMIFERSALHTKLADKLAVRELVVDRIGEKHLVPLVGTYCDFKYIDFDQLPNQFVLKCTHDSGSAIVCRDKSRFDINRAESKLNNSLKMNMYYRKREWHYKNISPLILAEHYVDLYRDANTHATITTCRVHCFEGQPKYIEVDVQGRDGTEYSNIYDTSWVLQPFTVDYKENTPESVIEPCKMHKMVELSEQLCLEYGYSRIDFLLSQDEVLFSEITLTPNAGRMVISPVEWDVKLGKLWRS, from the coding sequence ATGATTAACAGTCTTATATATAAAGCAAAAGTATTTAGAACATTTTTTATTTCTGATGAGAGATATTTAAAGAAGAGGTTTATTAATAAATTAGGGTATATGCCAAATTTTAATCAACCTGAAAGTTTTAATGAGAAAGTTACTGCACGAATGATTTTTGAAAGAAGTGCATTGCATACCAAATTAGCCGATAAATTAGCAGTAAGAGAGTTAGTTGTAGATCGGATTGGAGAAAAACATTTGGTTCCACTTGTAGGAACATATTGTGATTTTAAGTATATTGATTTTGATCAACTTCCGAACCAATTCGTTTTAAAGTGTACTCATGACAGTGGAAGTGCAATTGTTTGCCGTGATAAAAGTAGATTTGATATTAATCGTGCAGAAAGCAAACTAAATAATAGTTTAAAAATGAATATGTACTACCGCAAGCGAGAGTGGCACTATAAAAATATTTCGCCGCTCATTTTGGCAGAACATTATGTTGACTTATATCGTGATGCTAACACGCATGCCACCATTACAACATGTCGTGTCCATTGTTTTGAGGGGCAGCCTAAGTATATTGAAGTCGATGTACAGGGGCGTGATGGTACAGAGTATTCAAATATTTATGATACCTCTTGGGTGCTACAGCCTTTTACGGTGGATTATAAAGAGAATACGCCAGAATCGGTGATAGAACCGTGCAAGATGCATAAAATGGTTGAGCTGTCTGAGCAGTTATGTTTGGAATATGGTTATAGTCGAATTGATTTCCTATTGTCACAAGATGAAGTTTTGTTTAGTGAAATCACGTTGACTCCAAATGCTGGGCGTATGGTTATTTCTCCTGTTGAGTGGGATGTAAAACTTGGAAAATTATGGCGCTCTTAA
- a CDS encoding NAD-dependent epimerase, with the protein MKVLVTGAAGFIGFHVSKKLLERGDSVVGFDNMNDYYDPALKQARIDLLHQTAQQSTGQFDFIQANLADKTAVDQCFLQHQFDRVIHLAAQAGVRYSLENPMSYVESNIIGFTNIIEACRYAKTPHLTYASTSSVYGANTTMPFSEQHGVDHPVQFYAATKRANELMAHSYSHLFQLPTTGLRFFTVYGPWGRPDMAPFKFTKNIIEGKTIQVFNHGNHSRDFTFISDIVEGVIRSSDQIAEVNPNWDSNYPDPSSSNAPFRIFNIGNNNPVKLIDFIKAIENSTGKKAITELLPLQAGDVPDTLADSSALEKSVGYKPSVSVEDGVKQFVDWYRDFYQI; encoded by the coding sequence ATGAAGGTTTTAGTAACAGGCGCAGCAGGCTTTATCGGCTTTCATGTCTCTAAAAAACTACTTGAACGTGGTGATAGTGTTGTCGGTTTTGACAATATGAATGATTATTATGATCCGGCTTTAAAACAAGCACGTATCGACTTACTACATCAAACCGCTCAACAAAGCACTGGCCAATTTGACTTCATTCAAGCCAATCTTGCCGATAAAACAGCAGTTGATCAATGCTTTTTGCAACACCAGTTTGACCGTGTGATTCACTTGGCTGCTCAAGCAGGTGTGCGCTACTCACTTGAAAACCCAATGAGTTATGTAGAAAGCAATATTATTGGCTTTACTAACATTATTGAAGCATGCCGCTACGCGAAAACACCGCATCTAACCTATGCCAGCACCAGCAGTGTATATGGTGCAAATACCACCATGCCTTTTAGTGAGCAACATGGTGTAGATCATCCTGTCCAATTTTACGCGGCAACCAAACGTGCGAATGAGCTAATGGCTCATAGCTATAGCCACCTATTTCAACTGCCGACCACAGGCTTACGCTTTTTTACCGTTTATGGGCCTTGGGGTCGCCCTGATATGGCACCCTTCAAATTCACCAAAAATATTATTGAGGGTAAAACAATCCAAGTCTTCAATCATGGCAATCATAGCCGAGACTTTACTTTTATTTCAGATATTGTTGAGGGTGTGATTCGCTCAAGTGATCAAATTGCTGAAGTCAATCCAAATTGGGACAGTAATTACCCGGACCCATCAAGCAGCAATGCGCCTTTCCGCATTTTTAATATTGGTAATAATAATCCAGTTAAGCTAATAGACTTTATAAAAGCTATTGAAAATTCTACTGGTAAAAAGGCCATCACTGAATTACTCCCTCTCCAAGCAGGCGATGTGCCCGACACCCTCGCAGATAGCAGTGCTTTAGAAAAAAGTGTGGGATATAAACCCTCTGTTTCAGTTGAAGATGGTGTGAAACAATTTGTAGATTGGTATCGTGACTTTTACCAGATTTGA